One stretch of Microvirga lotononidis DNA includes these proteins:
- the ruvB gene encoding Holliday junction branch migration DNA helicase RuvB, which produces MTDSRRLLSPEKREDDVDASIRPLSLDDFTGQKAARANLQVFIDAAKARGDALDHVLFVGPPGLGKTTLAQIVARELGVNFRSTSGPVIAKAGDLAAQLTNLEERDVLFIDEIHRLNPAVEEILYPAMEDYQLDLIIGEGPAARSVKIELPKFTLVGATTRAGLLTTPLRDRFGIPIRLEFYTVDELELIVRRGARVLGLGMSEEGANEIARRSRGTPRIAGRLLRRVRDFAIVEGVQTVSRDLADKSLRLLDVDPIGLDLMDRKYLTMIANSFGGGPVGIETIAAALSEPRDAIEDIIEPYLIQKGFVQRTPRGRILTPHAFKHLGIPEPSRETSTQFGLFNGDGDE; this is translated from the coding sequence TTGACCGATTCCCGCCGCCTGCTCAGCCCTGAAAAGCGCGAGGACGATGTCGATGCGTCGATCCGGCCGCTCTCGCTCGACGATTTCACGGGCCAGAAGGCCGCGCGGGCCAATCTCCAGGTCTTCATCGATGCCGCCAAGGCGCGCGGCGACGCCCTCGACCACGTGCTCTTCGTCGGCCCGCCGGGGCTGGGCAAGACCACGCTGGCGCAGATCGTGGCGCGCGAGCTCGGGGTCAATTTCCGCTCGACCTCCGGCCCGGTGATCGCCAAGGCGGGCGATCTGGCGGCCCAACTCACCAATCTCGAAGAGCGCGACGTGCTCTTCATCGACGAGATCCACCGCCTCAACCCGGCGGTCGAGGAAATCCTCTATCCGGCCATGGAGGATTACCAGCTCGACCTGATCATCGGCGAAGGCCCGGCCGCGCGCTCGGTGAAGATCGAGCTGCCGAAATTCACGCTTGTGGGCGCCACCACCCGGGCGGGCCTGCTCACCACGCCGCTGCGCGACCGGTTCGGCATTCCGATCCGGCTTGAGTTCTACACCGTCGACGAGCTGGAGCTGATCGTGCGGCGCGGCGCCCGCGTGCTGGGATTGGGCATGAGCGAGGAGGGCGCGAACGAGATCGCCCGCCGCTCGCGCGGCACGCCCCGCATCGCCGGGCGCCTGCTGCGCCGCGTGCGCGACTTCGCCATCGTGGAGGGCGTCCAGACCGTTTCGCGCGATCTCGCCGACAAGTCCCTGCGCCTCCTGGACGTGGACCCCATCGGCCTCGACCTGATGGACCGCAAGTACCTGACCATGATCGCCAATTCCTTCGGTGGCGGCCCGGTCGGCATCGAGACCATCGCGGCGGCTCTGTCCGAGCCCCGCGACGCCATCGAGGACATCATCGAACCCTATCTCATCCAGAAGGGCTTCGTGCAGCGCACTCCGCGCGGCCGCATCCTCACGCCCCACGCCTTCAAGCATCTCGGCATCCCCGAGCCGTCTCGCGAGACCTCGACGCAGTTCGGGCTGTTCAACGGGGACGGGGATGAGTGA
- a CDS encoding YebC/PmpR family DNA-binding transcriptional regulator yields MAGHSQFKNIMHRKGKVDAVRSKVFSKLAREITVAAKMGMPDPNMNPRLRAAILAARAENMPKDNIQRAINKASGGDAENYDEIRYEGYGPGGAAIIVEAMTDNRNRTASDIRSYFTKSGGNLAETGAVSFMFDRVGYIEFGPDVADADAMLEAAIDAGADDVVSSENGHEIYCDQGSLNEVTKALEDKFGEPKASKLVWKPQTPVAVDDETGEKLMKLMESLEEHDDVQSVYGNFELSDALMQKMAE; encoded by the coding sequence ATGGCCGGGCATTCACAATTCAAGAATATCATGCACCGCAAGGGCAAGGTCGATGCGGTGCGCTCCAAGGTGTTTTCCAAGCTCGCCCGCGAAATCACCGTGGCGGCCAAGATGGGCATGCCCGACCCCAACATGAACCCGCGCCTGCGCGCCGCGATCCTCGCCGCCCGCGCCGAGAACATGCCCAAGGACAACATCCAGCGCGCCATCAACAAGGCCTCCGGCGGCGACGCGGAGAACTACGACGAGATCCGCTATGAGGGCTACGGTCCCGGCGGCGCCGCCATCATCGTCGAGGCGATGACCGACAACCGCAACCGCACCGCCTCCGACATCCGCTCCTACTTCACCAAGAGCGGCGGCAACCTGGCCGAAACCGGCGCCGTCTCCTTCATGTTCGACCGGGTCGGCTATATCGAGTTCGGTCCCGACGTGGCGGATGCCGATGCCATGCTGGAAGCCGCCATCGATGCCGGCGCCGACGACGTGGTCTCTTCCGAGAACGGCCACGAGATTTATTGCGACCAGGGCTCCCTCAACGAGGTGACCAAGGCGCTCGAGGACAAGTTCGGCGAGCCCAAGGCCTCCAAGCTCGTCTGGAAACCCCAGACCCCGGTCGCGGTCGACGATGAGACCGGCGAGAAGCTCATGAAGCTCATGGAATCGCTGGAGGAGCACGACGACGTGCAGAGCGTCTACGGAAACTTCGAGCTCTCCGATGCCCTGATGCAGAAGATGGCGGAGTGA
- a CDS encoding phospholipase D-like domain-containing protein, giving the protein MNIVTTQPGSHAHPYRKALDDLRLERAFSRIADSDLRQGNAIALLRDSRENYPAWLKAIRSAKEVVHFENFIIADDDTGREFAEALMERARAGVRVRVLYDWLGSSFRALPHYWRRLREAGVEARVFNPPRLTDPFWIRRNHRKLITVDGRIAFVSGLCISDNWVGKNGAEPWRDTGLSLEGPVVADLDATFAESWVLAGMKAIPKSELPHADLIPQAGSVAARVISGEPGMFRTYRVDQFIAATAQRNLWLTDAYFVATTSYVQALGEAARDGVDVRLLVPGSSDVPALQPVVRAGYRSLIEAGIRVFEWNGSMLHAKTAVVDGRWARVGSTNLNIASWATNWELDVVVEDAHFAEAMEAMYLADLANATEIVPGWQSRRRQARNMRSRRGHRFKKGGVRRLAAGALALSSTVGKAVGSRSLTATEASSVAIIGGALLALAILVTAFPVLIVSPIVIGLIWLGLALLIRALRLKRRVRLRRRKLALRRRLTKIRESETSPGE; this is encoded by the coding sequence ATGAACATCGTGACGACCCAGCCCGGAAGCCATGCGCATCCCTATCGCAAAGCCCTGGACGATCTGCGCCTCGAGCGCGCCTTCTCGCGCATCGCCGACAGCGACCTGCGCCAGGGCAACGCCATCGCCCTCCTCCGCGATTCGCGGGAGAACTATCCCGCTTGGCTGAAGGCGATCCGGTCGGCGAAGGAAGTCGTCCATTTCGAGAACTTCATCATCGCCGATGACGATACGGGACGCGAGTTCGCCGAGGCCCTGATGGAACGTGCCCGCGCCGGCGTTCGTGTGCGGGTGCTCTACGACTGGCTCGGATCCTCGTTCCGCGCCCTGCCCCATTACTGGCGTCGGCTCCGTGAGGCGGGCGTCGAGGCCCGCGTCTTCAATCCGCCCCGCCTGACCGACCCGTTCTGGATCCGGCGCAACCATCGCAAGCTGATCACGGTCGACGGGCGCATCGCCTTCGTGTCGGGCCTGTGCATCTCCGACAACTGGGTCGGCAAGAACGGCGCCGAGCCATGGCGCGACACCGGCCTTTCCCTTGAAGGCCCGGTGGTGGCCGACCTCGATGCGACCTTCGCCGAGAGCTGGGTTCTCGCGGGCATGAAGGCGATCCCGAAATCCGAGCTGCCCCATGCGGACCTGATCCCGCAGGCCGGCTCGGTGGCCGCCCGGGTCATCAGCGGCGAACCCGGCATGTTCCGGACCTACCGGGTCGACCAGTTCATCGCCGCGACGGCCCAGCGCAACCTCTGGCTCACGGACGCCTATTTCGTCGCCACGACATCCTACGTGCAGGCTCTGGGCGAAGCCGCCCGCGACGGGGTGGACGTGCGGCTCCTCGTTCCCGGATCGAGCGACGTCCCCGCCCTGCAGCCGGTGGTGCGCGCCGGCTATCGCTCGCTGATCGAGGCCGGGATCCGGGTCTTCGAGTGGAACGGCTCGATGCTCCATGCCAAGACCGCCGTGGTCGATGGCCGCTGGGCGCGCGTCGGCTCCACCAATCTCAACATTGCCAGCTGGGCGACCAACTGGGAGCTCGACGTGGTGGTCGAGGACGCCCATTTCGCCGAAGCCATGGAGGCGATGTACCTGGCGGATCTCGCCAATGCGACCGAGATCGTGCCCGGCTGGCAGTCGAGACGCCGTCAGGCCCGGAACATGCGCTCGCGCCGGGGCCACCGCTTCAAGAAAGGCGGCGTCCGCCGGCTGGCGGCGGGTGCCCTCGCCCTGTCGAGCACGGTCGGCAAGGCCGTCGGCTCGCGCTCGCTCACGGCCACCGAGGCGAGCAGCGTCGCCATCATCGGCGGAGCGCTGCTGGCGCTGGCCATCCTGGTAACGGCCTTCCCCGTCCTGATCGTGTCGCCGATCGTCATCGGTCTCATTTGGCTCGGCCTCGCGCTCCTCATCCGCGCCCTCCGCCTCAAGCGCCGCGTGCGCCTCAGACGCCGCAAGCTTGCCCTGCGGCGCAGGCTGACCAAGATCAGAGAGAGCGAGACTTCGCCGGGAGAGTAG
- a CDS encoding exopolysaccharide biosynthesis protein codes for MDAKIEPASAKRPPYHEESELHRAHEHQSASAVLRAVIDEAKGETISIREIIEAFGERAFGFVLILFSLPNCVPAPPGIAGIVGTPVLIFGIQMMLGHTRPWLPGFILRRSVSTAKFKRLIDIAEPKLQKLESYCKPRLLPLFGPFGDRVAGFFAFLVAVSVLIPFPGTNFPPSIALVIASIAIMEEDGYLLIVGYLIGLAGLAYTATVLGASYHLILATIHNLPSWLGF; via the coding sequence GTGGACGCCAAGATCGAGCCGGCCAGCGCCAAACGACCCCCTTACCATGAGGAAAGCGAGCTCCATCGCGCCCACGAGCACCAGAGCGCCTCCGCGGTTCTGCGCGCCGTGATCGACGAGGCCAAGGGCGAGACGATCTCCATTCGAGAGATCATCGAGGCCTTCGGCGAGCGCGCCTTCGGCTTCGTGCTGATCCTGTTTTCCCTGCCGAATTGCGTGCCGGCCCCGCCCGGCATTGCCGGCATCGTCGGCACGCCGGTACTGATCTTCGGCATTCAGATGATGCTGGGCCATACGAGACCCTGGCTGCCGGGCTTCATCCTGCGGCGCAGCGTCTCCACGGCGAAGTTCAAGCGCCTCATCGACATCGCGGAGCCGAAGCTCCAGAAGCTCGAGAGCTACTGCAAGCCTCGCCTGCTCCCGCTCTTCGGACCGTTCGGGGATCGGGTGGCCGGGTTCTTCGCGTTCCTGGTGGCCGTATCGGTGCTGATCCCGTTCCCTGGAACCAATTTTCCGCCCTCCATCGCGCTCGTCATCGCGTCCATCGCCATCATGGAGGAGGACGGCTATCTCCTGATCGTCGGGTACCTGATCGGCCTAGCCGGGCTCGCCTATACGGCCACGGTGCTGGGCGCCTCCTATCACCTGATCCTGGCGACCATCCACAACCTGCCGTCCTGGCTCGGGTTCTAA
- a CDS encoding HdeD family acid-resistance protein produces the protein MATGTTGPFDTLDRTHAMSRILAQNWWALALRGVFAIIFALIAFFMPGATLLSLVWVFAAYMLVDGVFGIIAAVRAASNNQRWGLLILEGILDILVGVIAFMMPGLTVVFFVTLMAVWSLITGVLMIVAAFKLNPAYGRGWMIFSGIVSVLFGVSLLVAPLVGAVVLTWWLGAYALVFGISLLMLAFKLKGYRDEPGGATPLRA, from the coding sequence ATGGCTACAGGCACCACCGGCCCTTTCGACACCCTTGACCGCACCCATGCCATGAGCCGGATCCTGGCCCAGAACTGGTGGGCCCTGGCTCTTCGCGGCGTCTTCGCGATCATCTTCGCGCTCATCGCCTTCTTCATGCCCGGAGCCACGCTCCTGTCGCTGGTCTGGGTCTTCGCCGCCTATATGCTGGTCGACGGCGTGTTCGGGATCATCGCCGCGGTCAGGGCCGCGTCCAACAACCAGCGCTGGGGCCTCCTGATCCTCGAAGGGATCCTGGACATCCTGGTCGGCGTCATCGCGTTCATGATGCCGGGACTGACGGTCGTGTTCTTCGTCACCCTGATGGCCGTGTGGTCGCTGATCACCGGCGTCCTGATGATCGTCGCGGCGTTCAAGCTGAACCCGGCCTACGGCCGCGGCTGGATGATCTTCAGCGGCATCGTGTCGGTGCTCTTCGGCGTCTCGCTGCTGGTGGCGCCTCTCGTGGGCGCCGTGGTGCTGACCTGGTGGCTGGGAGCCTACGCGCTCGTGTTCGGCATTTCGCTCCTGATGCTCGCGTTCAAGCTCAAGGGCTACAGGGACGAACCCGGCGGCGCGACGCCGCTGCGGGCCTGA
- the tolA gene encoding cell envelope integrity protein TolA — MALKLKFNTSEPGLWVSGVTHASLLAAALIGLSVGSEFPPAEEGIPVEIITDNQLSQITKGETNAKAPQPKPRAERVADKAELKDPGDDKRDAPAPPKRPAEMKVAEKEEPVAAQPPPPAPPTRSQEEKAAQAKAEEEKKLQEKAEAEAIEKAKAAEQAKIEAEAKAKAEAEAKAKADAEAKKIAEAKAKAKAEAEAKAKAEAEKKLAEAKAKEEAEAKARKEAQLAKKLDMGDLKQFLDSKEKHQSTGATGPEVQKTAALGTATGSSAKLSPSLRDALIGILVSQIERCYSAPISASGGQVTAPILDIRLNQDGSLSTEPRILQAGSSSTDRAVADAAVRAIRKCRQFEIPAKFVPYYADWKVLNVQFDPPLS; from the coding sequence GTGGCGTTGAAGCTGAAATTCAACACCTCCGAGCCGGGCCTTTGGGTCTCGGGCGTCACGCATGCGTCGCTGTTGGCCGCCGCCCTGATCGGCCTGTCGGTCGGGAGCGAGTTCCCCCCCGCCGAGGAAGGCATCCCGGTCGAGATCATCACCGACAACCAGCTTTCGCAGATCACCAAGGGCGAAACGAACGCCAAGGCTCCGCAGCCGAAGCCGCGCGCCGAGCGCGTCGCCGACAAGGCCGAGCTCAAGGATCCGGGCGATGACAAGCGCGACGCGCCGGCCCCGCCCAAGAGGCCGGCCGAGATGAAGGTCGCCGAGAAGGAAGAGCCGGTCGCCGCCCAGCCTCCGCCGCCCGCGCCGCCCACGCGCTCGCAGGAGGAAAAGGCCGCCCAGGCCAAGGCCGAGGAAGAAAAGAAGCTGCAGGAAAAAGCGGAAGCCGAGGCGATCGAAAAGGCCAAGGCCGCCGAGCAGGCCAAGATCGAGGCGGAAGCCAAGGCGAAGGCCGAAGCGGAGGCGAAAGCCAAGGCGGATGCCGAGGCCAAGAAGATCGCCGAGGCGAAGGCCAAAGCGAAGGCCGAAGCCGAAGCCAAGGCGAAAGCGGAGGCCGAGAAGAAGCTCGCGGAAGCCAAGGCCAAGGAAGAGGCCGAGGCCAAGGCGCGCAAGGAAGCCCAGCTCGCCAAGAAGCTCGACATGGGCGACCTGAAGCAGTTCCTGGACAGCAAGGAAAAGCACCAGTCCACCGGCGCGACCGGGCCGGAGGTGCAGAAGACGGCCGCCCTCGGCACCGCGACAGGATCCTCCGCGAAGCTCTCCCCAAGCCTGCGCGATGCGCTCATCGGGATCCTGGTGTCGCAGATCGAGCGCTGCTACAGCGCGCCGATCTCTGCATCGGGCGGCCAGGTGACCGCACCCATCCTCGACATCCGCCTGAACCAGGACGGATCGCTCAGCACCGAACCCCGGATCCTCCAGGCGGGGAGCAGCTCGACCGACCGTGCGGTCGCCGATGCGGCCGTCCGGGCCATTCGCAAGTGCCGCCAGTTCGAGATTCCGGCGAAGTTCGTCCCGTATTACGCGGATTGGAAAGTATTGAACGTCCAGTTCGATCCTCCTCTCTCTTAA
- the tolQ gene encoding protein TolQ, with the protein MNPADVAQAVPVAHELSFFGLFWQAHFIVKLVMLGLLAASVWCWAIIIDKTLLYSRSKRAMDRFEDVFWSGQSLEELYRSLQSRPATGLAAVFVAAMREWKRSFEGSGRSFQSLPQRIDKVLDVTIQREVERLNSRLTVLASIGSAGPYIGLFGTVVGIMNSFTSIAASKNTSLAVVAPGIAEALFATAIGLFAAIPAVLAYNKLQSEVGKLQTRLEGFADEFSAILSRQIDERIGGHAGHHPANAA; encoded by the coding sequence ATGAACCCGGCTGATGTGGCCCAGGCCGTCCCTGTGGCCCACGAACTGTCCTTCTTCGGCCTGTTCTGGCAGGCTCATTTCATCGTCAAGCTCGTGATGCTGGGCCTGCTCGCGGCCTCCGTCTGGTGCTGGGCCATCATCATCGACAAGACGCTGCTTTACTCCCGCTCCAAGCGCGCCATGGACCGCTTCGAGGACGTATTCTGGTCCGGCCAGTCGCTCGAGGAGCTTTATCGCTCCCTCCAGAGCCGCCCGGCCACGGGGCTCGCCGCCGTGTTCGTCGCCGCCATGCGCGAATGGAAGCGCTCCTTCGAGGGCTCGGGACGCTCGTTCCAGAGCCTGCCGCAGCGCATCGACAAGGTGCTCGACGTCACCATCCAGCGCGAGGTGGAGCGACTGAACTCCCGCCTGACGGTGCTGGCCTCCATCGGATCTGCCGGCCCCTATATCGGCCTGTTCGGCACGGTCGTGGGCATCATGAATTCCTTCACGTCCATCGCGGCCTCCAAGAACACGAGCCTCGCCGTCGTGGCGCCCGGCATCGCGGAGGCGCTGTTCGCCACCGCCATCGGCCTGTTCGCGGCCATTCCGGCGGTGCTCGCCTACAACAAGCTGCAATCGGAGGTCGGCAAGCTCCAGACCCGGTTGGAGGGCTTCGCCGACGAATTCTCGGCCATCCTGTCGCGCCAGATCGACGAGCGCATCGGCGGCCATGCGGGGCATCACCCCGCCAATGCCGCGTAA
- a CDS encoding ExbD/TolR family protein, which translates to MAMMAGAAGGGGRRRRRGRTPGAINEINMTPFIDVMLVLLIIFMVAAPMMTAGVPLDLPQTKAAPLNSDATPVTLSIKATGQVFLGETELVDEAIVGKLAEVSKSGFDERIFVRGDKKVDYGRVAQVMSIVTTAGYKRVALVTEVDQR; encoded by the coding sequence ATGGCCATGATGGCAGGAGCGGCGGGAGGCGGCGGACGGCGGCGCAGGCGCGGCCGGACTCCCGGGGCGATCAACGAGATCAACATGACGCCGTTCATCGACGTCATGCTGGTGCTGCTCATCATCTTCATGGTGGCCGCGCCCATGATGACCGCCGGCGTGCCGCTCGACCTGCCGCAGACCAAGGCCGCGCCGCTGAATTCCGACGCGACGCCCGTGACGCTCTCCATCAAGGCGACCGGTCAGGTGTTCCTGGGCGAGACCGAGCTGGTGGACGAGGCCATCGTCGGCAAGCTCGCGGAAGTGTCGAAGTCGGGCTTCGACGAGCGGATTTTCGTGCGCGGGGACAAGAAGGTCGATTACGGGCGCGTCGCGCAGGTGATGTCGATCGTGACCACGGCAGGCTACAAGCGCGTCGCCCTCGTGACCGAGGTCGATCAGCGCTGA
- the pal gene encoding peptidoglycan-associated lipoprotein Pal, protein MMTLRAVKFAAAIVLALGAAACSSNKDGMADGAGGFGAGGAATPGSAQDFVVNVGDRVFFETDSTDLTPTAVATLDKQAQWLQRYPQYTFILEGHADERGTREYNYSLSARRAQVVRDYLISRGIPGNRFRTVSYGKERPVAVCNDISCWSQNRRAVTVLGGGAGA, encoded by the coding sequence ATGATGACGCTGCGCGCCGTCAAGTTCGCCGCTGCTATCGTCCTCGCCCTCGGGGCGGCGGCGTGTTCGTCCAACAAAGATGGTATGGCCGATGGAGCCGGAGGCTTCGGGGCCGGCGGTGCCGCCACCCCGGGCAGCGCCCAGGATTTCGTCGTCAACGTGGGTGACCGCGTGTTCTTCGAGACCGACTCGACCGACCTCACCCCCACGGCGGTCGCGACCCTCGACAAGCAGGCCCAGTGGCTGCAGCGCTACCCGCAATACACCTTCATCCTCGAAGGCCATGCGGACGAGCGCGGCACCCGCGAGTACAACTACTCGCTGTCCGCCCGCCGCGCCCAGGTCGTCCGCGACTACCTGATCTCCCGCGGCATCCCGGGCAACCGCTTCCGTACCGTGTCCTACGGCAAGGAGCGTCCGGTCGCGGTCTGCAACGACATCTCCTGTTGGTCGCAGAACCGCCGCGCGGTCACCGTGCTCGGCGGCGGGGCCGGGGCATAA
- the tolB gene encoding Tol-Pal system beta propeller repeat protein TolB encodes MITRFVSRLLVALAVVMPMAALAPSAQAQLSFRVGPGGQFQPMPIAVADFSGEGDLGQRVSGIITSNLQRSGYFAPLDKSRFPERPSFDAAPRFDAWRMAGAQALVTGRVSRDPAGRLRAEFRLWDIESGQQLTGQQYVTDANFWRRVGHIISDAVYTKVTGFGGFFDTRIVFVDESGPKENRRKRLAIMDQDGANVRYLTQGDTSVVTPRYSPATQDITYSAQAEGQQPRVQVINLETGTRQVLGNFPDMASSPRFAPDGQRIVMSLQQGGNANIFMMDLGSRNTTRLTSTAAIDTSPSFSPDGSQIVFESDRGGKQQIYAMNADGSNQRRISFGDGSYSQPAWSPRGDYIAFTKQRAGGFAIGIMKPDGSGERILTEGFHNESPTWAPNGQYILFFRDPGGQAGGKLYMVDITGRVEQPVPTPSFASDPTWSPLLSESRQSN; translated from the coding sequence ATGATCACTCGCTTCGTTTCCCGTCTTCTCGTCGCGCTCGCCGTCGTCATGCCGATGGCGGCCCTCGCGCCGTCCGCACAGGCCCAGCTCTCGTTCCGCGTCGGTCCCGGCGGGCAGTTCCAGCCCATGCCCATCGCCGTTGCCGATTTCTCCGGCGAGGGCGATCTCGGCCAGCGGGTCTCCGGCATCATCACGAGCAACCTGCAGCGCTCGGGCTACTTCGCGCCGCTCGACAAGTCCCGTTTCCCGGAGCGTCCGTCCTTCGACGCTGCGCCGCGTTTCGACGCCTGGAGGATGGCGGGCGCGCAGGCCCTCGTCACGGGCCGCGTCTCGCGCGATCCGGCGGGCCGTCTTCGCGCCGAGTTCCGCCTGTGGGACATCGAGTCGGGCCAGCAGCTCACCGGCCAGCAATACGTGACTGACGCCAATTTCTGGCGCCGCGTCGGCCACATCATCTCGGATGCGGTCTACACCAAGGTGACGGGCTTCGGCGGCTTCTTCGACACGCGCATCGTGTTCGTCGATGAATCGGGTCCGAAGGAGAACCGCCGCAAGCGGCTCGCGATCATGGACCAGGACGGCGCGAACGTGCGCTACCTGACTCAAGGAGACACGTCGGTCGTGACGCCGCGCTACTCGCCCGCCACGCAGGACATCACCTATTCGGCCCAGGCCGAGGGCCAACAGCCGCGCGTCCAGGTGATCAACCTGGAGACCGGCACCCGCCAGGTGCTCGGCAACTTCCCCGACATGGCCTCCTCGCCGCGCTTCGCGCCGGACGGACAGCGGATCGTCATGAGTCTGCAGCAGGGCGGCAACGCCAACATCTTCATGATGGACCTGGGCTCGCGCAACACCACGCGCCTGACCTCCACCGCCGCCATCGACACCTCGCCGTCCTTCTCGCCGGACGGCAGCCAGATCGTGTTCGAGAGCGACCGCGGCGGCAAGCAGCAGATCTATGCCATGAACGCGGACGGCTCGAACCAGCGCCGCATCTCCTTCGGCGACGGCTCCTATTCGCAGCCGGCCTGGTCGCCGCGCGGCGACTACATCGCCTTCACCAAGCAGCGCGCGGGCGGCTTCGCCATCGGCATCATGAAGCCCGACGGCTCGGGCGAGCGCATCCTGACGGAAGGCTTCCACAACGAGAGCCCGACCTGGGCGCCGAACGGTCAGTACATCCTGTTCTTCCGCGATCCAGGCGGACAGGCCGGCGGCAAGCTCTACATGGTCGACATCACCGGCCGCGTGGAGCAGCCGGTGCCGACCCCGTCCTTCGCGTCCGACCCGACCTGGTCGCCGCTGTTGAGCGAAAGCCGGCAGAGCAACTGA
- the ybgC gene encoding tol-pal system-associated acyl-CoA thioesterase, which translates to MQDGAHVLPIRVYYEDTDFSARVYHASYLRFMERGRTELLRAVEVAQSDLHADMGGLAFVVRKMAIDFLGGAVMDDVLTIVTRPKEMRGASMTLSQEVRRGDEVLVRADVMVAAVRGGRAVRIPDELRAALSANS; encoded by the coding sequence ATGCAGGACGGCGCGCACGTTCTCCCCATCCGCGTCTATTACGAGGACACGGACTTCTCCGCCCGCGTCTATCACGCGAGCTATCTGCGCTTCATGGAGCGCGGACGCACGGAGCTCCTGCGGGCCGTCGAGGTGGCGCAGTCCGACCTCCATGCGGATATGGGCGGGCTCGCCTTCGTGGTGCGCAAGATGGCCATCGACTTCCTCGGCGGCGCCGTCATGGACGACGTGCTCACCATCGTGACCCGGCCGAAGGAGATGCGCGGCGCCTCCATGACGCTCTCCCAGGAGGTGCGCCGGGGCGACGAGGTGCTCGTGAGGGCCGACGTGATGGTCGCGGCCGTCCGGGGAGGGCGGGCGGTCCGGATCCCCGACGAGCTGCGGGCGGCGCTGAGCGCGAATTCCTAG
- the ruvA gene encoding Holliday junction branch migration protein RuvA has product MIGKLKGVVDSYGEDFVILDVHGVGYVVHCSSRTLQNLPSTGEAATLSIETYVREDMIRLFGFRSDSEREWFRLLQSVQGVGSKVALGILSVLDPGSLATAIATGDKASVARGPGVGPKLAQRIVSELKDKAPAFSPVDPALIRLTGAVEDKSAPAPVADAISALVNLGYPQVQASAAVAAAMKQAGDEAEAKTLIRLGLRELAR; this is encoded by the coding sequence GTGATCGGCAAACTCAAAGGCGTGGTGGATTCCTATGGCGAGGATTTCGTGATCCTCGACGTGCACGGGGTCGGCTATGTGGTCCATTGCTCCTCCCGCACCCTCCAGAATTTGCCGTCCACCGGCGAGGCGGCGACCCTGTCCATCGAGACCTATGTGCGCGAGGACATGATCCGTCTGTTCGGCTTCCGGTCGGATTCGGAGCGCGAATGGTTCCGCCTGCTCCAGTCGGTTCAGGGCGTCGGTTCCAAGGTGGCCCTCGGCATTCTTTCGGTGCTCGACCCCGGCAGCCTCGCCACCGCCATCGCCACTGGCGACAAGGCCTCCGTGGCGCGCGGCCCCGGCGTCGGTCCCAAGCTCGCCCAGCGCATCGTCTCCGAACTCAAGGATAAGGCCCCGGCCTTCTCCCCGGTCGACCCGGCCCTCATCCGCCTCACCGGCGCCGTGGAGGACAAGAGCGCGCCCGCCCCGGTGGCCGATGCCATCTCGGCGCTCGTCAATCTCGGCTACCCCCAGGTCCAGGCGTCCGCCGCCGTGGCTGCCGCCATGAAGCAGGCGGGCGACGAGGCCGAGGCGAAGACGCTGATCAGGCTAGGGCTGAGGGAGCTGGCTCGGTAG
- the ruvC gene encoding crossover junction endodeoxyribonuclease RuvC yields MTERVRILGLDPGLRNTGWGVITVEGTKLSYVACGVVTSDGDLDLALRLKQIHDRLTEVIRTWTPDEVSVEETFVNKDAQATLKLGQARAMSLLVPALHGLPVAEYGANQVKKTVVGVGHAEKDQVQAMVRILLPKAEFKKADAADALAIAIAHAHHRKARALVASL; encoded by the coding sequence GTGACCGAACGCGTCCGAATCCTCGGCCTGGATCCTGGCCTGCGCAACACGGGCTGGGGCGTCATCACGGTCGAGGGGACGAAGCTTTCCTATGTGGCCTGCGGGGTCGTGACGTCGGACGGCGACCTCGACCTGGCGCTTCGCCTCAAGCAGATCCACGACCGGCTGACCGAGGTGATCCGGACCTGGACGCCCGACGAGGTCTCCGTCGAGGAAACCTTCGTCAACAAGGACGCCCAGGCGACCCTGAAGCTCGGACAGGCCCGCGCCATGTCCCTGCTGGTCCCGGCCCTGCACGGCCTGCCGGTGGCGGAATACGGGGCGAACCAGGTGAAGAAGACCGTGGTGGGCGTGGGACACGCCGAGAAGGACCAGGTCCAGGCCATGGTCAGGATCCTGCTGCCCAAGGCCGAGTTCAAGAAGGCGGATGCCGCCGACGCGCTCGCCATCGCCATCGCCCACGCCCATCACCGTAAGGCCCGCGCTTTGGTGGCGAGCCTCTGA